A single genomic interval of Oryza sativa Japonica Group chromosome 7, ASM3414082v1 harbors:
- the LOC4342910 gene encoding uncharacterized protein: MASRWIRPEVYPLFATTGVAVGICAMQLVRNITTNPEVRVTKENRAAGVLENFDEGKRYSQHGVRRFWLSKRRDYMQALDNPTNPSTKK; this comes from the exons ATGGCTTCTCGATGGATCCGTCCTGAG GTGTACCCGCTGTTCGCGACCACCGGCGTGGCCGTGGGGATCTGCGCGATGCAGCTGGTGCGAAACATCACCACCAACCCGGAAGTGAG GGTGACGAAGGAGAACAGGGCGGCTGGCGTGCTGGAGAACTTCGACGAGGGGAAGAGGTACTCCCAGCATGGCGTGAGGAGGTTCTGGCTCTCCAAGCGCCGCGACTACATGCAGGCCCTGGACAACCCCACCAACCCCTCAACCAAAAAATAG
- the LOC107275905 gene encoding uncharacterized protein, protein MASDPVIIRDIFYRLVLFLQLDTSISMEITAFWLWLEGNYDHTDYLERIDSFDDDHFQAIAFVAKSFVETLNLDHCDLSNTRSPFQQEAIEGIAFYLNNVCYKALKDLHGHEETEEFPDQICRDNEGNLNDQVPLSTDDLLSKIKSLYANNQENHGESSSYRSIQYPRNHILQDTKVAIDEYASSLCLVSFLDNLSLREKHSDPVIQQPSDVPNDERTLFVTFSNGYPLSKDELYDFFMRHYGDIEDITIEEPPEPRPPLFAQVTFYSQLTLLRVLDGNKRVKFMTRGKHLWARQFVPKKKKSKNDEANLID, encoded by the exons ATGGCCTCAGATCCGGTGATAATACGTGATATTTTTTACCGTTTGGTCTTGTTTCTTCAGCTTGATACTTCCATTTCCATGGAGATAACCGCGTTTTGGTTGTGGCTCGAGGGAAATTATGACCATACTGATTATCTTGAGCGCATAGACTCATTTGATGATGATCACTTTCAGGCAATTGCTTTTGTGGCCAAAAGTTTTGTCGAAACCCTAAATCTAGACCACTGTGATTTAAGCAATACAAGAAGTCCCTTTCAACAAGAAGCAATTGAAGGAATTGCTTTCTATCTCAACAATGTTTGCTACAAGGCCTTAAAAGATCTTCATGGACACGAAGAGACGGAGGAGTTTCCAGATCAGATATGTCGAGACAATGAAGGAAACTTGAATGATCAAGTTCCTTTGAGCACG GACGATCTTCTATCCAAGATCAAATCTCTGTATGCAAACAATCAAGAAAATCATGGAGAAAGCTCTAGTTATAGAAGCATCCAGTATCCAAGAAACCATATCCTCCAAGATACAAAAGTGGCAATAGACGAGTATGCATCATCTTTGTGTTTGGTGTCATTCTTGGATAACCTGAGTTTAAGGGAGAAGCATAGTGATCCA GTAATACAACAACCTTCTGATGTTCCAAATGATGAAAGAACTTTATTTGTGACTTTCTCCAATGGCTACCCGTTGTCAAAAGATGAACTATACGATTTCTTCATGAG GCACTACGGAGATATTGAAGATATAACCATAGAAGAGCCACCTGAACCTAGGCCACCACTCTTTGCACAAGTCACGTTTTACTCGCAATTGACACTGCTCCGTGTCCTTGATGGCAACAAGAGAGTCAAATTCATGACAAGAGGGAAGCATCTGTGGGCTCGACAATTTGTGCCAAAGAAAAAGAAGTCAAAGAATGATGAGGCAAACCTGATTGACTAA